The Clostridium septicum genome contains a region encoding:
- a CDS encoding LysR family transcriptional regulator, whose protein sequence is MNIDSLKYFLEVAKSKSITTVAKNSHISQSALSQQLFKLESKLNVKLLNRSNKGVSLTPEGEILFKHSKNILNIYNKMLEEIYTCALEKNYISIEAVDSLNSTILPNVICNLKSTFSQYSINLTSIENSTNSNLSNNICDIYINYEKPNSKIGLSIKDLGCDELIVISNNDFPKNKISKSELINLPIILNLKDNYFNNKIQEILLCNIKDLNIVYNTSSYLSLLKGLCCSNSISFIPRILFNSYKNEFNIKEIKIDDFNLNANLYLCYLDSFYKNHSDFIKTLINMIKGFLE, encoded by the coding sequence ATGAATATTGATAGTTTAAAATACTTCTTAGAAGTTGCTAAATCCAAAAGCATAACAACTGTAGCTAAGAATTCCCATATATCTCAATCGGCATTAAGTCAGCAATTATTTAAACTAGAATCAAAACTTAACGTAAAACTTCTTAATAGAAGCAATAAAGGTGTGTCTCTTACACCTGAAGGGGAAATTTTATTTAAGCATTCTAAAAATATTTTAAATATATACAATAAAATGCTTGAAGAAATATATACTTGTGCTTTAGAAAAAAATTATATTTCAATTGAAGCAGTTGATAGTTTAAATTCTACTATACTTCCTAATGTTATATGCAACTTAAAATCAACTTTTTCACAATATTCAATAAATTTAACTTCAATTGAAAATTCAACAAATAGTAATTTGTCAAATAATATATGTGATATTTATATTAACTATGAAAAACCTAATTCAAAAATAGGATTATCAATAAAAGATCTTGGATGTGATGAATTGATAGTTATTTCAAATAATGATTTTCCTAAAAATAAAATATCTAAAAGTGAACTTATTAATTTACCTATAATCTTAAATCTTAAAGATAATTATTTCAATAATAAGATTCAAGAAATCTTACTCTGTAATATAAAAGACTTAAATATAGTATATAATACAAGTTCATATTTATCACTTTTAAAAGGTTTATGTTGTTCAAATTCTATTTCCTTTATTCCTAGAATCTTATTTAACTCGTATAAAAATGAATTTAATATAAAAGAAATAAAAATTGATGATTTTAACCTTAACGCAAATTTATATTTATGTTATTTAGATTCATTTTATAAAAACCATTCCGACTTTATAAAAACTTTGATAAATATGATAAAGGGTTTCTTAGAATAA
- a CDS encoding PTS sugar transporter subunit IIB gives MKKIVLLCSEGMSTCFLVSKMKTEALNQGVDCIINSCCESDLGTFKDNMDVLLLAPQIKFLKEEITTKFKNVPIGVINSLDYGTMDGVKVFNQALELLK, from the coding sequence ATGAAAAAAATAGTTTTATTATGTTCAGAAGGTATGTCAACATGTTTTTTAGTATCTAAGATGAAGACAGAAGCATTAAATCAAGGAGTTGATTGTATAATAAATTCTTGTTGTGAATCAGATTTAGGTACGTTTAAAGATAACATGGATGTATTACTTTTAGCACCACAGATTAAATTTTTAAAGGAAGAAATAACTACTAAATTTAAAAATGTACCCATTGGTGTTATAAATTCACTAGATTATGGAACAATGGATGGTGTAAAAGTATTTAATCAAGCATTAGAATTATTAAAATAG
- the tsaD gene encoding tRNA (adenosine(37)-N6)-threonylcarbamoyltransferase complex transferase subunit TsaD, translating to MDKKLILSIESSCDETSAAVIKDGREVLSNIIATQIDTHMKYGGVVPEVASRMHIEVINGVVMEALEKAGVTLDDIDAIGVTYGPGLVGALLVGLQYAKGLAFASKKPLVGVNHIEGHISANYIQHKDLEPPFVSLVVSGGHTFIVHVKNYGEYEVIGQTRDDAAGEAYDKVARALGLGYPGGPKIDKLAKEGNENAIEFPKANFHEETLDFSFSGVKSSVLNYINKCKMQNIEFNKADVAASFQKAVIDVLKDNVIKTCKKKKVDKIAIAGGVASNSSLRKELIEAAGKLGIQVLFPEPILCTDNAAMIGSAAYFNLTNGKISPLNLNAKPNLKL from the coding sequence ATGGATAAAAAATTAATATTATCAATAGAATCAAGTTGTGATGAAACATCAGCAGCAGTAATAAAAGATGGAAGAGAGGTTCTATCGAATATTATAGCAACTCAAATAGACACACATATGAAATATGGAGGAGTTGTTCCTGAAGTAGCTTCTAGAATGCATATAGAAGTTATAAATGGAGTTGTAATGGAAGCACTAGAAAAAGCAGGAGTTACATTAGATGATATAGATGCCATAGGAGTTACATATGGTCCTGGCTTAGTTGGAGCATTACTAGTAGGACTTCAATATGCAAAAGGGTTAGCTTTTGCAAGTAAGAAACCTTTAGTTGGTGTAAATCACATAGAAGGACATATTAGTGCAAATTATATACAGCATAAAGATTTAGAGCCACCGTTTGTTTCTTTAGTAGTATCGGGAGGACATACTTTTATAGTTCATGTTAAGAATTATGGAGAATATGAAGTTATTGGTCAAACAAGAGATGATGCAGCTGGAGAAGCTTATGATAAAGTAGCAAGAGCATTAGGTCTTGGTTATCCAGGAGGTCCTAAAATTGATAAGCTAGCTAAAGAGGGAAATGAAAATGCAATAGAGTTTCCAAAAGCCAATTTTCATGAAGAGACATTAGATTTTTCTTTTAGTGGAGTAAAATCATCAGTTTTAAATTATATTAATAAATGTAAGATGCAAAACATAGAATTTAATAAGGCTGACGTAGCAGCATCTTTTCAAAAAGCAGTAATAGATGTTTTAAAGGATAATGTAATTAAGACATGTAAGAAGAAAAAGGTTGATAAGATTGCAATTGCAGGGGGAGTTGCATCAAATTCTTCGTTAAGGAAAGAATTAATAGAAGCGGCAGGTAAATTAGGAATACAAGTACTATTTCCAGAACCGATATTGTGTACAGATAATGCAGCTATGATTGGAAGTGCAGCATATTTTAATCTTACTAATGGAAAAATTAGTCCTTTAAATTTAAATGCAAAGCCAAATCTAAAGTTATAG
- a CDS encoding FMN-binding protein, with amino-acid sequence MKSRKVLSLLAVAALTATVFVGCGNKEAKLKDGNYKAESAVDERGYKGSIEIEIKDGKVSEVKYDEVNEEKSTSKLTDADYNKKMKEKSGTNPEEAFPKLQNSLIEKQDASAVDTVSGATSSSNQFKDVAAEALKKAQ; translated from the coding sequence ATGAAATCAAGAAAAGTTTTAAGTTTATTAGCAGTTGCAGCTTTAACTGCTACAGTTTTTGTTGGTTGTGGTAATAAAGAAGCTAAGTTAAAAGATGGTAATTATAAGGCTGAATCTGCTGTAGATGAAAGAGGCTATAAGGGTTCTATAGAAATCGAAATTAAAGATGGTAAAGTATCTGAAGTTAAATATGATGAAGTTAATGAAGAAAAAAGCACTTCAAAATTAACTGATGCTGACTATAATAAAAAAATGAAAGAAAAATCTGGCACTAACCCAGAAGAAGCTTTTCCAAAACTTCAAAACTCTTTAATTGAAAAACAAGATGCTTCTGCTGTTGATACAGTAAGTGGAGCTACTTCTTCATCAAACCAATTTAAAGATGTTGCTGCTGAAGCTTTAAAGAAAGCTCAATAA
- the eutH gene encoding ethanolamine utilization protein EutH: MEKIVLYIVASFFVIGCLDYILGNKLKLGVNFEAGINNMGPLALSMIGILSITPIISDIIIRYIAPLTSSIGIDSSIISSSFIAIDMGAFNIARNVGGSNELVYFSGVLIASILGCTISFTLPLALGMIKDKNIHALCKGILCGIVTLPIGLFIGGMMLGLPIRIILINLMPIIIFSVVVSIGLSIGIDKVIIIFSYMGKSIVILGFLGLGIQGFTSISGIIIFKSLMPIEEALITVGKIAIFLGGAYVMLEIVKKILSTQINKITEKIGVNASSVAALIGSLASAIVVFSTFEELDERGKVICSAFSVAGAYVLGGQLGYVATEAREIVLIYIITKLICGVLAIILAFLITKEVNTIK, encoded by the coding sequence ATGGAAAAAATAGTATTATATATAGTGGCATCATTTTTTGTTATAGGATGTTTAGATTATATTTTAGGTAATAAATTAAAGTTAGGTGTAAATTTTGAAGCTGGTATTAATAATATGGGACCGTTAGCATTATCTATGATTGGAATATTATCAATAACTCCAATAATCTCAGATATTATAATTAGATATATAGCACCATTAACTAGTAGTATAGGAATTGATTCATCTATAATATCATCTAGTTTTATAGCTATAGATATGGGGGCTTTTAATATAGCTAGAAATGTAGGTGGAAGTAATGAGCTAGTTTATTTCTCAGGAGTATTAATTGCTTCAATTTTAGGGTGTACTATTAGTTTTACTCTTCCGTTGGCATTAGGAATGATAAAAGATAAGAATATTCATGCATTATGTAAGGGAATTTTATGTGGTATAGTAACTTTGCCTATAGGGTTATTTATTGGAGGTATGATGTTAGGATTACCTATAAGAATTATATTAATTAATTTAATGCCAATAATAATATTTTCAGTGGTAGTATCAATAGGATTAAGTATAGGCATAGATAAAGTAATAATCATATTTTCATACATGGGAAAATCAATTGTAATATTAGGATTTTTAGGGTTAGGAATTCAGGGATTTACATCAATTTCAGGAATTATAATATTTAAAAGTTTAATGCCTATAGAAGAAGCATTAATAACAGTTGGAAAGATTGCTATATTCTTGGGTGGAGCATATGTAATGCTTGAGATAGTAAAAAAGATTTTATCTACACAAATAAATAAAATAACAGAAAAAATAGGAGTAAACGCATCTTCAGTAGCAGCATTAATTGGAAGTTTAGCATCAGCAATAGTAGTATTTTCTACATTTGAAGAATTAGATGAGAGAGGAAAAGTTATTTGTTCTGCATTTTCAGTTGCAGGAGCCTATGTATTAGGTGGTCAACTTGGATATGTAGCGACAGAAGCTAGAGAAATAGTATTAATTTATATAATAACAAAATTAATCTGTGGTGTATTAGCTATAATATTAGCATTTCTAATAACTAAAGAGGTTAATACTATAAAATAA
- a CDS encoding carboxypeptidase-like regulatory domain-containing protein, translating to MSGRIASCPLTTGVNEQIEAVVRLPEEKRSVIFGTVLDPNGNPVPDAVVKLLKVVDGCKYPYPLTHTFTDCYGQFLLGPLCPNTKYMLKIYKDNINIKFTTLQPNQYNGHCLGKNVCESNPEPDDPPCGCGCGCGCGC from the coding sequence ATGAGCGGAAGAATAGCATCATGTCCTTTAACAACAGGAGTTAATGAACAAATAGAAGCGGTTGTTAGACTACCAGAAGAAAAAAGATCAGTTATATTTGGAACTGTTTTAGATCCTAATGGAAACCCTGTACCTGATGCGGTTGTTAAACTATTAAAAGTAGTAGATGGATGTAAATATCCATATCCATTAACCCATACATTTACAGATTGTTATGGTCAATTTTTATTAGGACCTTTATGTCCAAATACTAAATATATGTTAAAAATATATAAAGACAATATAAATATAAAATTTACAACATTACAACCAAACCAATATAATGGACATTGTTTAGGAAAAAATGTATGTGAATCTAATCCAGAACCAGATGACCCACCATGCGGATGCGGATGCGGATGTGGATGTGGCTGTTAG
- a CDS encoding ABC transporter substrate-binding protein, producing the protein MKSKNKYIVGAITIVFIILILYSLQPISNEAIKGNIVVWANDYTYDYLFKVAKEFEENNKRTKIKVINISNDEYLNSIKNVEKEKLPNIANLNFIDIQNLHEKVEIISETNEIIETYRNNFNKNRVKQIEYNEKYMGVPLTSRPIAFFIRKDILNEYGYKVEDINTWENLFKIGIDIFNKTNGDIRIFSSKDIDNIKLLMSAEAIQESKSDIKAKLIVESNIKNIFNTELISYYGDNNYMARIGSIEIINELNNELLGGKWICKLPPSINIGANKFYDLDGENLVVLNSDESNIRLIKNFMIYAATNVDLLQKQLVESRMFPSSLYTYKDKSIENAVKNTNENKSSPFIIFSNISERAPVLKNYKLLKDIIENSY; encoded by the coding sequence ATGAAAAGTAAAAATAAATATATAGTAGGGGCTATAACTATAGTTTTTATAATATTAATACTATATTCATTACAACCTATTTCTAATGAGGCTATAAAAGGGAATATAGTAGTATGGGCAAATGATTATACGTATGATTATTTATTTAAAGTTGCAAAAGAATTTGAAGAAAATAATAAAAGAACAAAAATTAAAGTTATAAATATTAGTAATGATGAATATCTAAATAGTATAAAAAATGTAGAGAAAGAAAAATTACCTAATATAGCAAATTTAAATTTTATAGATATACAGAATTTGCATGAAAAAGTAGAGATTATTAGTGAAACAAATGAAATAATAGAAACATATAGGAATAATTTTAATAAAAATAGAGTAAAGCAAATAGAATATAATGAAAAGTATATGGGAGTGCCGTTAACATCAAGACCAATAGCATTTTTCATAAGAAAAGATATTTTAAATGAGTATGGATATAAAGTGGAAGACATTAATACTTGGGAAAATTTATTTAAAATAGGAATAGATATATTTAATAAGACAAATGGGGATATTAGAATTTTTTCTAGTAAAGATATAGATAATATAAAGTTACTTATGTCTGCAGAGGCCATACAAGAAAGTAAAAGTGATATTAAAGCCAAATTAATAGTAGAAAGTAATATTAAAAATATATTTAATACTGAACTTATTAGTTATTATGGTGATAATAATTATATGGCTAGAATTGGCTCTATAGAAATCATAAATGAATTAAATAATGAACTGCTAGGAGGAAAATGGATATGTAAGTTACCACCTAGCATTAATATTGGTGCAAACAAATTTTATGATTTAGATGGAGAAAATTTAGTTGTCTTAAATAGTGATGAGAGTAATATAAGGTTAATAAAAAACTTTATGATTTATGCTGCAACAAATGTAGATTTATTACAAAAACAGTTAGTAGAGTCACGAATGTTTCCAAGTTCTTTATACACTTATAAAGATAAAAGTATAGAAAATGCGGTAAAAAATACAAATGAAAATAAAAGTAGCCCTTTCATAATATTTAGTAATATATCAGAAAGAGCTCCAGTATTAAAAAATTATAAGTTACTTAAAGATATTATAGAAAATAGTTATTAA
- a CDS encoding S1C family serine protease: MSDENKIYDVDNYEHVNIEKESEFNQEEVKNNYEKINDSKNEDNNIKFSNINENVNKKKKKRGVKNIALMLVIGILGGAVGGGATYYAVKSINGDGNVVSTPNPPTFKADENEALTKIQAFEKVAPAVVIVSTKGVQNYGGFIPKEVEGIGSGFIINEEGYILTNYHVIEGAQEVTVTLSDKREVKAKVVNYDQNQDVAMLKIVDNIKVPAVVELGDSDALKAGEEVLAIGTPLSKEFSQTVTGGLVSALNRNIETSSGVKLNLIQTDTAINPGNSGGPLINTKGQVIGINTLKISGTAEGIGFAIPINEVKGRIESLSKPILNLGVSIREVDENLAKQYEMPQGLYVVEVTQFSPAEKAGIKGGDVITKFDGKRIKTFEELKEIRDSKKEGDTVRVEIVRNQETITVEVELTAQ; encoded by the coding sequence ATGAGTGATGAAAATAAAATATATGATGTTGATAACTATGAGCATGTAAATATAGAGAAGGAAAGTGAATTTAATCAGGAAGAAGTAAAAAATAATTATGAAAAAATAAATGATAGTAAGAACGAGGATAATAATATTAAGTTTTCTAATATAAATGAAAATGTTAATAAGAAGAAAAAGAAAAGAGGAGTTAAGAATATAGCTCTTATGTTAGTAATAGGTATTTTAGGAGGTGCAGTAGGTGGTGGTGCCACTTATTATGCTGTTAAAAGTATAAATGGTGATGGTAATGTAGTTTCAACACCTAATCCACCAACATTTAAAGCCGATGAAAACGAAGCATTAACTAAAATACAAGCGTTTGAAAAAGTTGCACCAGCAGTTGTTATAGTTTCAACTAAGGGAGTTCAAAATTATGGGGGTTTTATTCCAAAAGAAGTAGAAGGAATAGGATCAGGTTTTATAATTAATGAAGAAGGGTATATATTAACTAACTATCATGTTATAGAAGGAGCTCAAGAAGTTACAGTTACTTTAAGTGATAAGAGAGAAGTAAAAGCAAAAGTAGTTAATTATGATCAAAATCAAGATGTAGCTATGCTAAAGATAGTTGATAACATTAAAGTGCCAGCAGTAGTGGAACTTGGAGATTCTGATGCTTTAAAAGCAGGAGAAGAGGTTTTAGCAATTGGAACACCTCTTTCTAAGGAGTTTTCTCAAACAGTAACAGGAGGTCTTGTTAGTGCTTTAAATAGAAACATAGAAACTAGTAGTGGAGTAAAATTGAATTTAATACAAACAGATACTGCAATAAATCCAGGGAATAGCGGAGGACCTTTAATAAATACTAAAGGGCAAGTAATTGGAATAAATACATTAAAGATTAGTGGAACAGCTGAAGGTATTGGATTTGCTATTCCAATTAATGAAGTAAAGGGAAGAATAGAATCATTGTCTAAGCCAATATTAAATTTAGGGGTATCAATTAGAGAAGTAGATGAAAATTTAGCAAAACAATATGAAATGCCACAAGGGCTATATGTTGTAGAAGTAACGCAATTTTCACCAGCAGAAAAGGCAGGAATAAAAGGTGGAGATGTTATTACTAAATTTGATGGTAAAAGAATAAAAACTTTTGAAGAATTAAAAGAGATAAGAGATTCTAAAAAAGAAGGAGATACAGTAAGAGTAGAAATTGTTAGAAATCAAGAAACAATTACAGTTGAGGTAGAGTTAACAGCACAATAG
- a CDS encoding NusG domain II-containing protein, translating to MIKKWDIIIIVLLMIMSFIPEFILGANLKAEHNNVYAEITISGKLYKNINLSSHKGEEIIEVNTKNGSNKIIIKDDKIGIYDADCPDKICMKPEFISSVGENLVCLPHRLMIEIKGVKEEEDMIISH from the coding sequence ATGATTAAAAAATGGGATATTATTATAATAGTTTTATTAATGATAATGTCATTTATACCAGAATTTATATTAGGAGCTAATTTAAAAGCAGAACATAATAATGTTTATGCGGAAATAACTATTTCTGGAAAATTATATAAAAATATAAATTTATCATCACATAAAGGTGAAGAAATAATAGAGGTTAATACTAAAAATGGTAGTAATAAAATAATAATTAAGGATGATAAAATAGGTATATATGATGCTGATTGTCCAGATAAAATATGCATGAAGCCAGAGTTTATAAGTAGCGTAGGAGAAAATCTAGTATGTCTCCCTCATAGACTTATGATAGAGATTAAAGGAGTAAAAGAAGAGGAAGATATGATTATATCTCATTAA
- a CDS encoding alpha/beta fold hydrolase, with protein MKLLPHSNGLYKVNMKKPMKPKDIAKRTLIVIGILLLLGLVFQNISNFIAKETLKDRVDYTRVDDKRVDYIVKGEGKHTIIFDGAIGGNLNQWNDVCDKLLSEYDDITVFVYNRRGYGFSDGGQDRTPLEQAHDLKILLRKAALSPPYILVGEEYGSLVLGNFAKEYKETVAGVVLVNPIVEEKIKEKDFKRGFTLEKIRRKIEHLGSYIGLTTLLDQLNLDTKVYGFEDKLQGEKLEEFKVHRTKSNYTSAVYNELNNVSKGLSDSQETGVLSGIPYYVIAKEGQESLERLGDEDLTKVYKTNSNSNFISIEDPDAVVIGIRQVIKKVNDMERRNKKSS; from the coding sequence ATGAAACTTTTACCACATTCTAATGGCCTATACAAGGTAAATATGAAGAAGCCTATGAAGCCTAAAGACATAGCCAAAAGAACTTTAATTGTAATAGGCATACTTTTACTTTTGGGATTGGTATTTCAAAACATAAGTAATTTTATAGCAAAAGAAACATTAAAAGATAGAGTAGATTATACAAGAGTTGATGATAAGAGAGTAGATTACATAGTAAAAGGTGAAGGTAAACATACAATTATTTTTGATGGAGCTATTGGGGGAAATTTAAATCAATGGAATGATGTTTGTGATAAATTATTATCAGAATATGATGATATAACTGTATTTGTATATAATAGACGAGGATATGGATTTAGTGATGGAGGTCAAGATAGGACTCCATTAGAACAAGCCCATGATTTAAAAATACTTTTACGAAAAGCAGCTTTATCACCTCCATATATTTTAGTTGGAGAAGAGTATGGAAGTTTGGTATTAGGTAATTTTGCTAAAGAATATAAAGAAACTGTAGCAGGGGTAGTCTTAGTAAATCCAATAGTAGAGGAAAAAATTAAAGAAAAAGATTTTAAAAGGGGATTTACACTGGAAAAAATAAGACGAAAGATAGAACATTTAGGTTCATATATAGGACTTACGACTTTATTAGACCAGTTAAACCTAGATACTAAGGTATATGGATTTGAAGATAAATTGCAAGGAGAAAAGTTAGAAGAATTTAAGGTACATAGAACTAAATCAAATTATACAAGTGCTGTATATAATGAGTTAAATAATGTTTCAAAAGGATTAAGTGATAGTCAGGAGACAGGAGTGCTTTCCGGAATTCCTTATTATGTAATAGCTAAAGAGGGACAAGAATCATTAGAAAGATTAGGGGATGAGGATTTAACAAAGGTATATAAAACTAATTCTAACAGTAATTTTATATCAATAGAAGATCCCGATGCTGTAGTAATTGGAATAAGGCAAGTTATTAAAAAAGTTAATGATATGGAACGAAGAAATAAAAAAAGTAGTTAA
- a CDS encoding FAD:protein FMN transferase, producing the protein MSLSILIVFTLLSITGCSKKTSSPISRSEILMGTIIKVTIFDSSNEKVLDEVFNKIKELESTLSINANGTLIDKINESAGVAPVKVDDDTYNLISKGIEYSNLSNGLFDISIGPLVKLWSIGLPEAKVPSKEEINEKLPLIDFNNIELNDTNKTIFLKKSGMLLDLGGIAKGYTADKISDILAENNIKNALIDLGGNIYTHGTKITGDDWKVGIQDPFSERGEIIGSITISNKSIVTSGIYERFIEKDGIKYHHILSPETGYPYDNDLAGITIISNKSIDGDALSTSVFAMGLKDGINFVEKLENIEAIFVTKDKRVHITSGLKDNFVITNESFVLE; encoded by the coding sequence ATGAGCCTTTCTATACTAATAGTTTTTACTTTATTATCAATAACTGGATGTTCTAAAAAAACAAGCTCTCCTATATCAAGAAGTGAAATTTTGATGGGAACTATAATAAAAGTAACTATATTTGATAGTTCTAATGAAAAAGTATTAGATGAAGTTTTTAATAAAATAAAAGAACTTGAATCAACCTTAAGCATAAACGCTAATGGAACTCTAATTGATAAAATAAATGAATCTGCAGGGGTAGCTCCTGTTAAGGTTGATGATGATACATATAACTTAATATCTAAAGGAATTGAATATTCTAATTTATCTAATGGTCTTTTTGATATATCCATCGGTCCATTAGTTAAACTTTGGAGTATAGGCTTACCTGAAGCTAAAGTTCCATCTAAAGAAGAAATCAATGAAAAATTACCACTTATCGATTTTAATAATATTGAACTTAATGACACTAATAAGACTATTTTTCTAAAAAAGTCAGGAATGCTTTTAGATCTTGGTGGTATAGCTAAAGGTTACACTGCTGATAAGATATCTGATATTCTTGCAGAAAATAACATAAAAAATGCTCTAATTGATTTAGGTGGTAATATTTATACTCATGGTACAAAAATTACAGGTGATGATTGGAAAGTAGGAATTCAAGATCCATTTTCAGAAAGAGGTGAAATAATAGGTAGTATTACTATTAGTAATAAATCTATAGTTACATCTGGTATCTATGAAAGATTCATCGAAAAAGATGGAATCAAATACCACCATATTCTTAGTCCTGAGACTGGATATCCTTATGATAATGATTTGGCTGGAATAACTATAATTAGTAATAAATCTATAGATGGAGATGCATTATCTACAAGTGTATTTGCAATGGGTCTTAAAGATGGTATTAATTTTGTTGAAAAGTTAGAAAATATAGAAGCTATTTTTGTAACTAAAGATAAGCGAGTTCACATAACATCAGGGCTAAAAGATAACTTTGTAATTACAAATGAATCATTTGTATTAGAATAG
- a CDS encoding Gx transporter family protein, whose protein sequence is MRKTNKMVYIGLLVAQALVLHIVERSIPVPFVTPGAKLGLANLITVIALYTLPKERDAFLVLFLRIALGTMFGGNLSSFMYSAVGGFLSFLSMIFVKNILKDKVSIIGVSSAGAIFHNLGQIIVAAIIVQNIAVTLYLPILSVISIVTGIFIGVSANYIVKHLDKLQILN, encoded by the coding sequence ATGAGAAAGACTAATAAAATGGTTTATATAGGTTTACTAGTAGCACAAGCGCTAGTATTACACATAGTTGAAAGATCAATACCAGTTCCATTTGTAACACCAGGAGCAAAATTAGGGCTAGCTAATTTAATAACTGTAATAGCATTATACACTCTTCCTAAAGAGAGAGATGCATTTTTAGTTTTATTTTTAAGAATTGCATTAGGAACTATGTTTGGAGGAAATCTTTCATCATTTATGTATAGTGCGGTAGGTGGATTTTTAAGTTTCTTATCAATGATATTTGTAAAGAATATACTTAAAGATAAAGTTAGTATAATAGGAGTTAGTTCTGCTGGAGCAATATTTCACAATTTAGGACAAATTATAGTTGCAGCAATAATAGTTCAAAATATTGCAGTAACGTTATACTTACCTATATTATCAGTAATTAGTATAGTTACTGGTATATTTATAGGAGTATCAGCTAACTACATAGTTAAACATTTAGATAAACTACAAATATTAAATTAA